A region of the Sphaerodactylus townsendi isolate TG3544 linkage group LG15, MPM_Stown_v2.3, whole genome shotgun sequence genome:
gcagcaagaAACAACataaggaagaacaagaagaaacaaaGTGCCCTTCAGTTCTGGAAAGTGTTTGCTGAAGCGGGAGAGAACAGAAGGTTGTGCAGCCCAATGCAGAGTCTCCCATTTACATACTAgccagtgctgaccctgcttagctgctgagatttgGCTAGCTTGAGGATCTCTAGTGGTCATGGGCATGGCACTCTTCCCATTTCAGGTATTTTGTTATATACCAGCGTGGTATAGAGGTtaacgagcagtggactcttatccaccaggtttgattgcccactcctgcacgtgagctgTGGACTtctatctggggaaccaggtttgtttccccactcctctatatgaaccaggtttgattccccaattgtccatgtgagtggtggactcacatctggtgaaacaggtttgttCCCCTACTCCACgtgagccaggtttgattccctgcttctccacatgagtggtggactcacatctggtgaaccaggtttgttcccctactcctccacatgaagcctgctgagtgaccttgtggCCAGACACAGTTTTCTTGGAACGCCCTCAGCCCCACGTGCCAAAGGAAAGGGTGCTTCCCAACAGCAAAGCCAATgtcttctgtgtgtttttttaagtccCTCTTGTACCACAGAAGCCGTAGAAATCTGGGACCGGCTCTTCACTTTACAGAAAAGATAGTTTGATTTTGGTTACTTAAGAAAGATTTGTTCCCTGAAAGGATTCCAGTgtagtgagccagcgtggtgtagtagttaagagcagtgctctttaatctggagaactgggtcttccacatgaagcttgctgggtgaccttgggccagccatggttctctcagaactctctcagcccaggcggaggcagccaatggcaagtcACCAGCCATTCACTCTCATCCCAGCctacagggttcttgtgaggataaatgaagaacaataaatagaaataaatctcacaatactagaaccagggggcattcattgaaaatgctggggggaagaattaggactaataagaggaaacattttttcacgcagcacgtggttggtgtttggaatatgctgccgcaggaggtggtgatggccactaacctggatagctttaaaaagggcttggacagatttatggagaagtcgatctatggctaccaatcttgatccctcttgatctcagattgcaaatgccttagcagaccaggtgctcaggagcagaaggtcattgctttcacatcctgcatgtgagctcccaaaggcacctggtgggccactgcgagtagcagagtgctggactagatggactctggtctgatccagcaggctagttcttaacaATGTATGTTGCTTTGGGACCCCATTCATGAGGAAAGCAAGGCATAAATGACGTAAATAGAACATATGCTTTACTCTCACAGACCAGGTTGTTTAAATTTCACCGAGCCATGAACTGAGAATGCAGCCTAGATCATAACTGAACACCTCTGTGAATGCACTGTGCAAGGCATGCTGTCTTCAGGAAAAACTACACCTTTTCATAATGATAGAGCAGGCCAGTGCTCCTTAGCATACAGTCTAAGAACCACAGCTCCAAGACAATTCATTGATAAGCATTGGTACGGAATTGATCTTCACTATACTGGCTTGAACCTGACAAACAAGTTCCATGCATGCTAGAAAACCTCTACTGCGAAGCTGGCTTCCTCTTCTGCTAGCACTTCCATTTTTTATGTGTGCCATTTGACTCAAGGTGCATTACAGAGTGAACCAATTCAGTTAACAACATGGGACATTTAATATAGGATTATagttgtagaaccaatcagaactTTTAAAACAGAAGTGAAATAAATCGAAGACTTAATACGTTAATGATGCCCCTAGTTTCAGCAAGGTAAACATAGTAGTATCCTTAATAATTTATTTAAGTAACTCTGTGGATGTCACTGTGGAAGGAATCAGTTGGCCAGATCAGCTGTGTCAAGGTAAGGGACCATCTTACAGGCTAGGCTGATTAGGAATGAAAAAAGGACCTGAAGTTAGTAATGTAATAGCTGCAACCACAAGGAGGCATCGGTAACAAAGCAATTCAATAAGTATATTATGCAACCATCCAACTATTTGAGGAGAAGGGTTTGGGAATACTAGGCTTACTACATGGCTGGTAGCTGTAGACTGACAACCCATTTTAACACAGCTGTCTCACCCTTCCCTCATCTTTGTCTTTTTTGGACAAGTCTCGCTGCAATTTCACTATCACCTGTTTTCTGTCCAATCTCATCTTTTACACATCCATTGATGTTTCCCTGTTCTGCTTTTTCTTCCCACAAGGACATTGAGGGCAACTTGATGCCAGCAGCATTTCAAATCTGCACCCCTGCTCAGTTTCACACAAGATGCTGGAAAGACCCAAATATAAGATAATGAGCTGAAATCTCAACAttcatctctttaaaaaaatctagactGACAAAGAGTTCTGCAAAACTGAAAAGCTTGCAGGGTGTTTAGGTTAATTTTGGCTGGACTTCTGGTTTTGGCTTttggtttagaccaggggtagggaacctgcggctctccagatgttcaggaactacaattcccatcagcccctaccagcatggccaattggccttgctgacagaggctgatgggaattgtagttcctgaacatctggagagccgcaggttccctacccctggtttagaccaaTGAAACCACCTGAAATGGCTCTATAATTAGTACATACACTATCCCTATACCTCTAGCCTAGCCTTTGTAGGGATGAAATTCGCAGGGAAGGGGACTATATTACTCCTGTCACCAATATGGCCTCTGCAGTACTGTTGGTGCTAAATGAACAACTGTGGTACAAAGCAACAGTCATAGTGTCCGGAAGACACAGTCAGCAGGATTTAAAAGTCAAAGCTCCAAAGGTCTCCATTCTGACCATCAGAATTCCCCTTCCCGCAAGGATGCCAACAACTTTTAAGTGAAATGATTGAGACACACTTTTTTTAACCAAACACATTTATTTGCTTGTAAAACCAACAAGTTATTTGAAGTACCTCCCCAAAAGTCTGTATTATACTCTTCCTCCCATCCAGTCATCAGATGCAGCAGTTACCTATACAATTGTTGACAAAATCAGAGAAAAGGGCATATTATTTACAGGTTTTAAGGACAGAACTAATTTTTTAACCTCCATGTAAGCAGCTTCACCCAAGATTGCAGTCTGGCTCTTTCTTATCTTCGgtcattttatttttacttcctaATACTGAACAATATCAAATATTGTGGACAAGcaaatgcattttttaatgtAAAACATGAAACTGGTAACAAAGCAGCAGACTGTTTGATACTGACATATCAGTAATGGATAGAACTGGTCTTTGCCTCCCATTTCCTGTAATCATGTGGTGTAGAATACCTGTGAAGGAAGGGGGCTAGGTTCTTCCAAGGCCAATGGGGAACATTCTGGGAGTGCCATGGATGAGCACTCAACATGCCAGAAAATGGAGGGGCGTAGCACAGAGAAGGCCTGTGTACCAagctggggttggggggagagagaggacaaAGTTCTTTTATGGCCTATAAGGGTTCCATCACAGGTGAAAAGGAGCACATGGCAGACTGTATTGAGAATGTCCCATTCTTAACAGCTTTCTGAAACTCAAATTCTGCAACTGTGTGAAAATAATTATTTACTCAAAAGTCTTTGGCACCAGAACTGGTCAGCTGCTCTCAAAGATCTAGTAGCATCTTGATCCAGGAGCTAATACCCATTTTAACTTTTTAGATACTATCCATAATGAAGAATCAAGTAGATCCAGCTGCAACTCAGCCTCCATCCTTGCAAACAACTTCTCCAACAATTCCATTTAACTTACAGGGGCTAACAACgcgatttttaaaaacattccccGTTGTGAAAATACTATTCAGAAACTGTGGCTGGAAGTTTTCCTGATGTCTTGAAAAGTGAAAGTTTCTGTTCAACTCCCAATCAAAAACAAATAGCACACCGTGGTAAAGTTAACAGATGACAACATGCCATAGCCTAATAGGCACACACTTATATTTCAAATGTGCCTACCACTGCAAAAGATGTTGCAATTAAAACTCTTTGTATTCCACAGGCCACAGGGCACCCAGTTACATCTTGTAGTCACTGACCACTTTCCCTACATCTGAAACACAGGAAGTAGGAACACAAGTCTGGAGAAACTCTGCAGTGTCCCTGAAACATCACAGATTCTCGGTTGCAGAGAAACCATGGTGAGCCAGATCCATCCCATACTAACCTGTAAAGCTACAAATAGTTTTGGATGTATGGTTAGTTACCACACTGCCTTGCAGCCAGTACTATGCTCAAGATGTGTGGCCATACACTGTCCACATGCCTAGACCTTAATCTCAGGTGTACACAAGCAGCTCCGAAGAGCCACCCTGTTCTTGTGAATACAGTGGAATGGCTTATCTGAGAACACTTCAGAATGAGGCATTGGctgttctctcagagctctgaGCGCACACTGGAAAACAGCAAAGCGTGAGCTCATGTGACACAACAAAGCTAGGTAAATTCTAAAGGGGAATTAATCCACTATGGCAGCACTAGATACAGACAGTAGATGGTTGAGGGAAGGTTTGAGAATTTCTCTTGCAACAAGATGGAGAAAGGAGCATACGTTAAGCACACATCCTTAAGAGAAGGCCAGTTCCTATATTACCTCACTGCCTTGTGAGCTGCTCCAAAATAACTTTTCCCCATGCTCTTTTGGTCGAGGAGGAGCACTGAAGTCATGCAGGGGAAGTCAACAGTTACTACGGGAAGATGTTCTGCTGCCGCCTCCTCCCTAGTTGATCCTCGCGTCCGTTCACTTGGCAACCGTCACAATGAGGTGACCATCCTCATGCATATATTCCTTGGCATCCATGTCTCAGGTAAACTGTACCCACATCAAGAATGTAGGAGCTGGGGAGTCCAAAGTTCAACATAATCCAATTAGAATGAAGAAGGACTACCTGAAAGCCAGCTGGGCTTGTGGCCTATGTCTGAAAACGACTGTGAACgcaaacaattcaataaaatcgCCTCAAAAGTATGTAACACAGAGATGCCAAAATACTTAGTTGTTTAGGTGAAGGTTAAATAAAATGGTGATATCCGTTAAACATAAGACTTCAGGATGGGGAAGTCAGCACATTGGGGGGAAAACTGGGCAGATGTCAGGCActaaacaaattttattttattttttaacagaatATTTTTTTCGTCTTCTTTTGCTAGATGTGAATAATGAACCCCACACCAATGGCTAAAAACTTTACAAAATGTGCACCAAAATGGAAACATTCCTAAAAAGTTGTGGGGAGACCAAAGAAATTGATCTggagttaaaaaaataaacaggagaaaCGTTTTAACCTTTGCCTGAATTTCAGTTCTACTGTGCTAGTATGCAGCTACACCCAGTGGGGAGCATCTGTTTCACTAGCTACAATTGTGTACATGTCTGGTCACGACATTTCCCAAGAGCTTAAAATATTTCTCATTAACTACACTCCATCTGtggatgtttgtttttattagaACCCGTCTGGGTGCTCCACATGcccaagatttaaaaaatatccttaaagaaacaaagcaaccccccccccccccccattactaaTTTCTTATTAGGGCAACGTCCATCAGATCATCGTCTTCCTCCCCAATCAAAAAGTCAGGGCTAGGCCGAGATGACCTGTCGGAAGTGAGAATGGCACTGCTTGTCATAGACAGAGACTGCTCTGAAGAGATGGGGGATTTTGACCAGCTCTCTGGCTTCAtgctgtgtgttttctttttgtcccTCTCTTTGTCACGATCCCTGTCGCGGTCTTTGTCTttcactttcttcttctcctttttgtgCTTCTTGTGTTTTTCTGAGCTGTATTCCGGAAGAGGCCTGATTCCATCGTCAGAGCTGGGGCTGTTCTGATAGGATCTCTCTGCGATGGACGATCCAGACTCGCTCTCGCTGTCGACATTTTGCGGGGTATATGCCGGAGACCGGCTGTGGCTGGGAGAGCAGCGCTCGTGCTTTGGAGTGGACCCACTGATCAggggggatccataactttttgAAGATGTCACCTGAGGCCTTAAACCATCTCCCCCGGCTTCTCCGGGTTTCTGCAAGGTAACTTTGGCTTTGATGCTGGGAGAGCCACCATCATGTTTGCTAATAATGATCTTGGCCACTCCAGTGCTCCCGACATTTTTTGACTCGGATGACTTCTTGGAAGAGTCTGAGGAGCCTCCTGAAACCGCAACTTTGGATTTCTCTTTGTCGCTTCTCTCGCGCTTCCCTTGCAGCTCCCCTCCTGACAAGCTGTGCTTGGAGGACATGGAGTGGCTCGAGGAACTGGAACTTTGGACCATCTGCCCATCCATTGAGTCTTCCCCGCCGGGGCCGCTGGTGACGACACCATGCTTGAGTTTGTCAATGACAGCAGTCAAAGATGGCTTCTTATTTCGACTTGGGGACTTGCCTTTTGAACTCCCGTGCTGGTTCTGAGATGAGGACATGGAAGAGCTGCCAGATGAAAAGGAAGATGAGGACGCTgttgaagagtttgaagaaggggGTGGCTTCTGGGACACGGAACCGGAGGACCCCATTCCTGACGAGGACTTCATGCTTGAGCTTGATCCTGCCCCAGACATATGTGAGCCTCCAGAACTGGAACTAATAGGGGACTTTGCTTTAGACGACGGGGGAGTGCCTGGAACAGGTTTCATCGGAGAGGCCAGCTTGTCAGAACCGCCCGAGGGTCTAGAATGAGAAGGAGAAATGTTTGGTTTACTCATGGAAGGATTCATAAGCGACGATGGCTTCCCTTGAGGTTTGATCTTGGTACCTCCAGAGCCGCTGCTGAGGCCGTGTTTTGTGATGGGGGAGGACCCGGGCTTGCCCACAGATTGGGCGGAGCTTTTGGACTGACCTGATCCAGAGCTGCCttggcccgagtagaggctgctGCTCATCTTGGATCCAGAAGAGCCGTCCGACTTGCTGCTCTTTATTTTGCCCGAGGTCGATGAGGAAGACGAAGAGGACGAGGATGATGATgacgaggaggaagaagaggaggaggaggaggaatgactGTGATGACTTTTGCTGCTCAGAGAGGAGACCGAGCCACTGCTCGTGTATTGCCCATGGGAAGGTTTGCCAACAGTCACTGTTCCCTTGGGAATCTggatggtgattttggggatgggaggagTAGCTAACCCGGGGGGAGTCTGAGACCTGCCTGAACTCCCGGGAGATTTCGAGCCCCCCGTGCTCGCTGGCGGGGTGAAAGGCCTGGTGGACGAACTATGAGAAGGAGATTTGCCTTCCGGTTCCACCTTCCTCCGCTTCTGGGCCTTGTCTTTATTCTTCCCATCGCTGGATGGGGTGCGGCTTCGTTTTCCTCCCTTGCTATCCAGTCCAGGGCCTGTTAAGGAACTCCCGGATCCATTACCCTCCTTGACCCGCTTCTGCGActtctccttccccaaatctcccgtGCTCAACAAGGGGCTCTGGCTTTCGCTATGATGCTCCATGACATCAGAGgtccccagagccttgctggcaGCAGTGATAATACTCAAGTCGGCTGTGTCCGCTTGGCTGCTTGCCTTGAACTTACTCTCCCCTCCATCTCCCCCCAGCACCTGCACACCCAGAGTACTTATCGTTTGTGGGGCAAAGCCCTTGAAGTCGTCAGCATCTCCGCTCTGGCTGCTATCGTCAAAGTACTCCTCTCCAAAACCGCTTTGGCTCTGGCTGTTCAGGAGGTCGGGGTTGAAATCAACTCCGTCGGGGAAAAACTGATTGGACGAATCACTGTTTGGGCTGACGGTGGCGTCGGCAATCAGGTCGGCGGGGTCGGTGTAAGGGTTTTCGCTGTGGTTTGACTGAAAGACGTCGGGATCAAACAGGGCACTCTGGGAATGCCCCGAGCTGGACGAATCCCTGACGGGTGTTCCAACAGGAGGGCAATCTTCAATGGCGCTCGGCAGTTTGGACGCTTCTTCTGCTATGTCAGAAAGGATATCCGTGACGTCGGCGCCGATGCTGTCTGAACTAGAGAGCCGGACCATCCTCTGAATGCTGGGCTGCGTGTGAGGTAAGGACTGTGGATAGGTTGTCGGTGGAGTGCTGCACTGACTGGGTGCGGGGGTGATATGGGGAGTGTCCAAGGTGTCGGCAGTCATGTTGACGTCAAAGATGGGGTTCTGGGAATCAACGTCCATGGAGAACAGCTCTCTTTGGAAGTCATCTTCCGTCTGATGCTTCGGTTTGTCCACCGGGAGAcgcgacttcttcttcttctgcttgttACTGCCTGGCCCCATTTCCATCCTTGGGGAGCCGGAGGAGGAGTTCTGCCTCTCCAGCGGGCTGCTTCCATAGAGGGTTGAAAAGTCTTGGGTTGGATTGTCCTTCAGCAAATTCATGAGCATGGGGTGGTTTTTCGTGTTGCTGGCTGGAGACGTCACCGGGGGAGGCGTGTGGTGAGGAGGGGTGGGGCTGGAGCCAATGGTGGAGCCCACGTTGCCTGTGATCTGCAGCAGGCTGGTCAGGATGGGGTTCTGAGACACTTTGCTGAAGTCTTCCCCGTGGCCCGCCGAGTCGTGCCGCTCTTTGATACCCAGGCTCATGTTGAACAGGCTGGAGATGGGCCCGCCGGGGAACGTGCTGGTGGGAGTGGTGGTCCCGCTCATCTGGTTGTTGCCGGTCGTCATGCCGTAACCCGGGCTGCTGGCGGGGGGCAGGTTTTTCTTCACCATGTCCTCAACCGTCTCAGCAATGAGGGACAAGGCAGGTGTGTCAGCTTGGATTGTCTCAGCTTTTCTGCGGATAGCTCTCATGGTCACAGGAATGGACATACATCTGCAAGGCAGAAAGGGGCAGAAAGGTTGGTGAGGTTAAGCAATAGCCTCGCCTGCTCTGATTTCTCCTGACAAGGAGAATCATGTTCAGCAAATTCACATGAATCATCCTCTATCTTCTTTCTACAgaggaaggaggggcaggggTATCCCGGAAAACTTGGAA
Encoded here:
- the MED1 gene encoding mediator of RNA polymerase II transcription subunit 1 isoform X1: MKAAQGGPEESEKLNKMSSLLERLHVKFNPNSRPWTETMKLVRQVMEKRIVMNSGGHQHLVSCLETLQKALKANSGLSFLVTSLPAMTDRLESIARQNGLRSHLSPNGTECYITSDMFYVEVHLDPAGQLCDVKVAHHGEQPVSCPELVQHLRERNFDEFSKHLKGLVNLYKMPGDNKLKTKMYLALQSLELDLSKMAGMYWQATNATPLDKILHGSVGFLTPRSGGHLMNLKYYVSPYDLIEEGTGAPVILNENNVPRHLGMNVCVTIEGTLTMNKLLIAPLIMGSHPVDNKGTPSYSSITSANSIDLPACFFLKFPRPIPVSRAFIQKFQSCTGIPLFDTPPTYVPLYELITQFELSKDADPGPLNHNMRFYAALPGQQHCYFLNKDAPLPDGRSLQGTLLSKIPFHHPSRVPLLLNLIRHQVAYNTLIGSCVKRTVLKEDSPGILQFEVCPLSDLCFSVSFQHPVNDSLVCVVMDVQDSAHVNCKLYKGLSDALICTDDFIAKVVQRCMSIPVTMRAIRRKAETIQADTPALSLIAETVEDMVKKNLPPASSPGYGMTTGNNQMSGTTTPTSTFPGGPISSLFNMSLGIKERHDSAGHGEDFSKVSQNPILTSLLQITGNVGSTIGSSPTPPHHTPPPVTSPASNTKNHPMLMNLLKDNPTQDFSTLYGSSPLERQNSSSGSPRMEMGPGSNKQKKKKSRLPVDKPKHQTEDDFQRELFSMDVDSQNPIFDVNMTADTLDTPHITPAPSQCSTPPTTYPQSLPHTQPSIQRMVRLSSSDSIGADVTDILSDIAEEASKLPSAIEDCPPVGTPVRDSSSSGHSQSALFDPDVFQSNHSENPYTDPADLIADATVSPNSDSSNQFFPDGVDFNPDLLNSQSQSGFGEEYFDDSSQSGDADDFKGFAPQTISTLGVQVLGGDGGESKFKASSQADTADLSIITAASKALGTSDVMEHHSESQSPLLSTGDLGKEKSQKRVKEGNGSGSSLTGPGLDSKGGKRSRTPSSDGKNKDKAQKRRKVEPEGKSPSHSSSTRPFTPPASTGGSKSPGSSGRSQTPPGLATPPIPKITIQIPKGTVTVGKPSHGQYTSSGSVSSLSSKSHHSHSSSSSSSSSSSSSSSSSSSSSSTSGKIKSSKSDGSSGSKMSSSLYSGQGSSGSGQSKSSAQSVGKPGSSPITKHGLSSGSGGTKIKPQGKPSSLMNPSMSKPNISPSHSRPSGGSDKLASPMKPVPGTPPSSKAKSPISSSSGGSHMSGAGSSSSMKSSSGMGSSGSVSQKPPPSSNSSTASSSSFSSGSSSMSSSQNQHGSSKGKSPSRNKKPSLTAVIDKLKHGVVTSGPGGEDSMDGQMVQSSSSSSHSMSSKHSLSGGELQGKRERSDKEKSKVAVSGGSSDSSKKSSESKNVGSTGVAKIIISKHDGGSPSIKAKVTLQKPGEAGGDGLRPQVTSSKSYGSPLISGSTPKHERCSPSHSRSPAYTPQNVDSESESGSSIAERSYQNSPSSDDGIRPLPEYSSEKHKKHKKEKKKVKDKDRDRDRDKERDKKKTHSMKPESWSKSPISSEQSLSMTSSAILTSDRSSRPSPDFLIGEEDDDLMDVALIRN
- the MED1 gene encoding mediator of RNA polymerase II transcription subunit 1 isoform X2 gives rise to the protein MKAAQGGPEESEKLNKMSSLLERLHVKFNPNSRPWTETMKLVRQVMEKRIVMNSGGHQHLVSCLETLQKALKVTSLPAMTDRLESIARQNGLRSHLSPNGTECYITSDMFYVEVHLDPAGQLCDVKVAHHGEQPVSCPELVQHLRERNFDEFSKHLKGLVNLYKMPGDNKLKTKMYLALQSLELDLSKMAGMYWQATNATPLDKILHGSVGFLTPRSGGHLMNLKYYVSPYDLIEEGTGAPVILNENNVPRHLGMNVCVTIEGTLTMNKLLIAPLIMGSHPVDNKGTPSYSSITSANSIDLPACFFLKFPRPIPVSRAFIQKFQSCTGIPLFDTPPTYVPLYELITQFELSKDADPGPLNHNMRFYAALPGQQHCYFLNKDAPLPDGRSLQGTLLSKIPFHHPSRVPLLLNLIRHQVAYNTLIGSCVKRTVLKEDSPGILQFEVCPLSDLCFSVSFQHPVNDSLVCVVMDVQDSAHVNCKLYKGLSDALICTDDFIAKVVQRCMSIPVTMRAIRRKAETIQADTPALSLIAETVEDMVKKNLPPASSPGYGMTTGNNQMSGTTTPTSTFPGGPISSLFNMSLGIKERHDSAGHGEDFSKVSQNPILTSLLQITGNVGSTIGSSPTPPHHTPPPVTSPASNTKNHPMLMNLLKDNPTQDFSTLYGSSPLERQNSSSGSPRMEMGPGSNKQKKKKSRLPVDKPKHQTEDDFQRELFSMDVDSQNPIFDVNMTADTLDTPHITPAPSQCSTPPTTYPQSLPHTQPSIQRMVRLSSSDSIGADVTDILSDIAEEASKLPSAIEDCPPVGTPVRDSSSSGHSQSALFDPDVFQSNHSENPYTDPADLIADATVSPNSDSSNQFFPDGVDFNPDLLNSQSQSGFGEEYFDDSSQSGDADDFKGFAPQTISTLGVQVLGGDGGESKFKASSQADTADLSIITAASKALGTSDVMEHHSESQSPLLSTGDLGKEKSQKRVKEGNGSGSSLTGPGLDSKGGKRSRTPSSDGKNKDKAQKRRKVEPEGKSPSHSSSTRPFTPPASTGGSKSPGSSGRSQTPPGLATPPIPKITIQIPKGTVTVGKPSHGQYTSSGSVSSLSSKSHHSHSSSSSSSSSSSSSSSSSSSSSSTSGKIKSSKSDGSSGSKMSSSLYSGQGSSGSGQSKSSAQSVGKPGSSPITKHGLSSGSGGTKIKPQGKPSSLMNPSMSKPNISPSHSRPSGGSDKLASPMKPVPGTPPSSKAKSPISSSSGGSHMSGAGSSSSMKSSSGMGSSGSVSQKPPPSSNSSTASSSSFSSGSSSMSSSQNQHGSSKGKSPSRNKKPSLTAVIDKLKHGVVTSGPGGEDSMDGQMVQSSSSSSHSMSSKHSLSGGELQGKRERSDKEKSKVAVSGGSSDSSKKSSESKNVGSTGVAKIIISKHDGGSPSIKAKVTLQKPGEAGGDGLRPQVTSSKSYGSPLISGSTPKHERCSPSHSRSPAYTPQNVDSESESGSSIAERSYQNSPSSDDGIRPLPEYSSEKHKKHKKEKKKVKDKDRDRDRDKERDKKKTHSMKPESWSKSPISSEQSLSMTSSAILTSDRSSRPSPDFLIGEEDDDLMDVALIRN
- the MED1 gene encoding mediator of RNA polymerase II transcription subunit 1 isoform X3; translated protein: MKAAQGGPEESEKLNKMSSLLERLHVKFNPNSRPWTETMKLVRQVMEKRIVMNSGGHQHLVSCLETLQKALKANSGLSFLVTSLPAMTDRLESIARQNGLRSHLSPNGTECYITSDMFYVEVHLDPAGQLCDVKVAHHGEQPVSCPELVQHLRERNFDEFSKHLKGLVNLYKMPGDNKLKTKMYLALQSLELDLSKMAGMYWQATNATPLDKILHGSVGFLTPRSGGHLMNLKYYVSPYDLIEEGTGAPVILNENNVPRHLGMNVCVTIEGTLTMNKLLIAPLIMGSHPVDNKGTPSYSSITSANSIDLPACFFLKFPRPIPVSRAFIQKFQSCTGIPLFDTPPTYVPLYELITQFELSKDADPGPLNHNMRFYAALPGQQHCYFLNKDAPLPDGRSLQGTLLSKIPFHHPSRVPLLLNLIRHQVAYNTLIGSCVKRTVLKEDSPGILQFEVCPLSDLCFSVSFQHPVNDSLVCVVMDVQDSAHVNCKLYKGLSDALICTDDFIAKVVQRCMSIPVTMRAIRRKAETIQADTPALSLIAETVEDMVKKNLPPASSPGYGMTTGNNQMSGTTTPTSTFPGGPISSLFNMSLGIKERHDSAGHGEDFSKVSQNPILTSLLQITGNVGSTIGSSPTPPHHTPPPVTSPASNTKNHPMLMNLLKDNPTQDFSTLYGSSPLERQNSSSGSPRMEMGPGSNKQKKKKSRLPVDKPKHQTEDDFQRELFSMDVDSQNPIFDVNMTADTLDTPHITPAPSQCSTPPTTYPQSLPHTQPSIQRMVRLSSSDSIGADVTDILSDIAEEASKLPSAIEDCPPVGTPVRDSSSSGHSQSALFDPDVFQSNHSENPYTDPADLIADATVSPNSDSSNQFFPDGVDFNPDLLNSQSQSGFGEEYFDDSSQSGDADDFKGFAPQTISTLGVQVLGGDGGESKFKASSQADTADLSIITAASKALGTSDVMEHHSESQSPLLSTGDLGKEKSQKRVKEGNGSGSSLTGPGLDSKGGKRSRTPSSDGKNKDKAQKRRKVEPEGKSPSHSSSTRPFTPPASTGGSKSPGSSGRSQTPPGLATPPIPKITIQIPKGTVTVGKPSHGQYTSSGSVSSLSSKSHHSHSSSSSSSSSSSSSSSSSSSSSSTSGKIKSSKSDGSSGSKMSSSLYSGQGSSGSDPRAVLTSWPLR